In the genome of Pyrobaculum islandicum DSM 4184, the window CATACGAAGAACCAGACGTTGGCTATAGTAAGATTAGGCTTCATTTTAACGAAAATCTCTTTCTCCCAGAGGAGTATTATAGAGAGATCATGCCGTCTGTAGAGCCCCAAGAGCTGAGATACTACACAGATCCCAATAACAAGAGGTTGGCTGAAAAAATCGAAATTTTCCACGGCTTACCCCAAGGATCTGTTGTCGTGACGGCCGGCGCCGATGAGGGGCTAAGGCTTGCGATGCAGCTAAGTGTACATATAGACGGCGGCTTGGCTATTGTAGAACCTACATATGGCATGGCGCATGTAATAGCTCGACAAGTTGGACTCAAGCCGACGGTGATTACATATAATAGCGACCTATCGCTAGATATAGATAGAGTAATTAAATCGGGGGTCTCTTCTGTGTATATATGTTCGCCAAACAATCCAACAGCACATTTAGTGAAAGAGGTTGAAGAACTCGTTGCAAGATTTAGTGGGCTGGTTATTCTTGACAGCGCATATGCTGAGTTTGCTGGTCTATGGACGCCTAAGTTATACGAGTATGGCAACGTGATCGAAATTAGGACGTTTTCTAAAGCCTGGGGACTTGCCGGCGCTAGAGTTGGCTATATAGTAGCTGAGAGAAAGTTAGCTCAGTCTCTTAGAGTTTTGTCGCCGCCGCATCCCATATCTTCTTTCTCTGCCAAGGTGATTGAAAATGCGCTAGAGAAGGGAAGACCCTATGTGGAACGGTCTATACAAGCCCTCAGTGTGGTACGTGAGTGGGTTTTGTCTAAGATTAAACTAGAAAAGTATTACGGCCCTGTCAACTTCGTTACTGTAAGAGTCACAAAAGCAGAGTCTATAGCGTCTAGGCTAGAGAGTGAGGGATTTGTGGTAAGAGTATTGGGGGGTAAGCCGCTTTGTTCTTCGTGTATACGTTTTACACTAGCGCCTATGGCAATAATGGAGAAATTCATATTGGCGTTTGACAAAGCATTGAAAAGTTAAAAGGTAGAGCTATTGCACTGATATGACCCCCCATCCCCATGCTTCTTGCAATACCCTCTAAAGGGAGACTACAAGAGCCTACTCTGAGGTTGTTAGAGGCTGTGGGGATAAAGCCTCTTGCCTCAGATGAAAGAGCGCTTGTACTACCAACCTCATGGAATGACGTAAATATAATCAAGGCGAGACCTGAGGATATTCCATATCTAGTAGATTCTGGTAGAATATGGGCTGGAATTACAGGCCATGATTACATAATTGAGTCTGGGTCAAATGTGGTTGAAGTACTTGACTTAGAATTCGGCAAGGGTAAGCTCGTGGTGGCTGTGCCAAAGACCAGCGGTATAAAGTCTATAGACGAACTGCCGCCAGGGGCAAGAGTTGCGACAAAGTTTGTAAACATCGCCTACAACTACTTCGCAGAGTTGGGTAAACGGGTGAGGATAGTCAGAGTTGCAGGTTCTGTCGAGATCCTACCTCAGCTAGGTATTGCAGATGCAATTTTAGACGTTATGGCTACAGGTACAACACTTGAAATACATGGGCTAACGCCCATAGCCACAGTGTTAGAGACATCTGCCAGATTAATAGTCCACCCGAACTACGTCAACCATGAGCTGACGAAAAAACTCGTGACTTTTATAAAAGGCTATTATGCCGCCCAGGGGAGAAAAATGATTTTTCTAAATGTGCCAGCTACAAAGCTGGAGGATGTGTTATCTATTCTCCCAGCTATGGAGGCCCCCAGCGTTACAAAATTAGCGAAGGGAGACGTCTACGAGGTTTTCAGCGTAGTTCCAGAGGATATTCTACCTGACCTAGTTATGAAGTTGAAAAACGCAGGGGCAAAAGACATTGTAGTTACATCTATAGAGAAATTGATTAGTTGAGTCTCAGCGCATCCGTCTCTCTAACTCGGCACACACATCGCCAAGGGATAGGCCTGTGGAATTGAGGAGGACGAGGAGGTGGTATAACAGGTCTGCCGCCTCTTCAACAATACGGCTTTTGCCCTCTGCCAATGCCGCCACGGCCACCTCCACCGCCTCCTCGCCGACTTTCCTCGCCACGTTGTGGATCCCCGAGGAGTACAGGCGGTAGGTGTAACTCTCCGGGTTCTTCTCCTCGATCCTCCTCCTTATGACTTCCTCCAGCTTCCTAAGAATTTCGCAGCTCATGCTAACGCTTGTCTGTGGTATCTGAAGCCTTCATACTCCGCCAACCTTCTGGCGGCCTCTAGAAGCTCTAAACGTCCCACAGCCTCCGCCACGCCGATTGGCTTCATGAAAGTGGCGGGCGTAATTATCCCACGCCACCTGGCCGAACCCCCGGTGGGCAACACGTGGCTTATGCCGGCGGCGTAGTCAAGGTAGGGGCTCGGCATATTTACTGAGACAGCTCCCACGTTTCTCACGCGGTACGCCACCTCCCTGGCGCCCCACACCTCGAGATGCTCAGGGGCTATCGAGTCTATGAGCCTCACCGCCTCTTCTACATCGTGGACCTTTCTAACCTCGAGAGGTCCCATGGAGGAGGTTCTCTCGCGTCTGTATATCTCGGCGGCGGCCTCCAGCAGTCCGCTGTCTGTTGAGACTAGGTAGGCGAAGGAGGTGGGGCCGTGCTCTAGTTGCGCCAACGCCCCGGCCACCGCCTTCTCCGGCGGAACCCCCTCTGCATATACCACAAGCTCTGTCGGCCCCTCTATGCCGTCGATACCCACGTGTAGAGACAATACGTACTTAGCCGCTTGGACATAGAGCCCCCCGGGCCCCGCCACCATGTCTACGCCCATGTGAAATACGGCGTAGGCGAGACCGTGTGGGCCTCCGATGGGGATCACGCCGGCAACGTCAAGCTCCTTCGCCACGGCAAGGAGCTCGCCGGTGGCGCCCTTGGGCGGGGTGACGACGTATATCTTCTCAACGCCGGCTGCCCTTGCAGGGACTGCAAGCATCACGAGAGTCGACACATATCTAGCCGGGACGTAGAGAGCCACCGACCTCACCGGTCTCCAGAAGACCGACCTGAGAACGCCGCCGTAGAAATCTACAGCCTCGGGCGGCTTGAGCTTACTGTAGAGCATCTCTAGGGATTTGGCCACCTCCAGCGCTGCAGCCACCACGTCTGGATCTCCGCCGGGCCTGGGTTCTAGGAGGGCTCTCTCTGGCACAACGCCGTCAAAACGCCTTGAGTACTCCAGGGCCGCCTGTAGCCCCCTCTCCGTTACGTCGTCTACTATCTCCTCCACAGACTTTACCACGTCGCGAGGGAGAATGCGCCTCATAGCCTAACCTCCACCCCAAGCCTGTTGAGGTAACGCTTGACCTCCGCCACATCTATAATCTTAAAGTGGAAGAGACTTGCTGCCAAGACCGCGTCGGCCCCCGCGGCGACGGCCTCGTAGAAGTGTTTAAGCTCGCCGGCCCCCCCGGAGGCGATCACCGGGATTTTGACGGAGTGAGCGACCCTCCTGAGGAGCTCGACGTCGTAGCCCAGCTTTGTCCCATCTCTATCTATAGAAGTCAGCAGTATCTCCCCAGCCCCCAACTCCTCTACCTTTTTCGCCCACTCCACGGCGTCTAGGCCCGTGGGGTCGCGGCCCCCTCGGACATAGACCTCATATCTATCGCCCACGAGCTTAGCGTCTATCGCCACCACCGTGGACTGGGAGCCGAACTCCCTAGCCATCTCCGCCACCAGCTGCGGGTTTTTGACGGCGGCTGTGTTCACCGAGACCTTGTCGGCGCCGGCTTTAAACAACGCCTCTGCGTCTGACAGACTCCTCACGCCGCCGCCGACGAGGACGGGTATCGTCACGGCGGAGGCGACCCTCCTCACAGAATCTATAAACGTGCCTCTGCCCTCCGGCGTAGCTGTTATATCTAACACGGCGATTTCGTCGGCGCCCTCCTCCTCATATCTAACGGCCATCTCCACGGGATCTCCCACCTCCTTAATGCCCATGAAGTTGACGCCCTTTACCACCACCCCCGCCTTTCCGTCCATGTCTAAGCAAGGTATCACTCTGACGGCCGGCATCGGCCACACATAATACATTTTTAAAAATGTATATCGGAGACAATATGTCCTACGTCAGAGAGACGGCGGAGACTTACGTCGCCATGTCTCTAAAAGCGGGCGAAAGGCCGCGGGTTGAGACACCGATTCCATTTCTTACACACATGCTGGAGACCTTCCTCCTATACGCCGGGTTAGGCGGGACTGTAGAGGCTAGGGAAAAGAGGAGGCTGGACGACGGCCACCACCTCATCGAAGATGTGGCCATTGCGCTGGGCAGAGCGCTGGACCAGATGCTGGGGGATCGGGGGAGGATAGCGAGGTTCGGCTGGGCGGCGGTGCCCATGGACGACGCGTTTGCGTTGGCGGCGGTGGACCTAGGCGGCAGGGCGTACTGTGTTGTGAAAGCTAAGCTCCCCCCTGTCGATCTGGGGGGCTATCCCCTCTGGATGTTTCCACACTGGGTCTGCACACTCGCTTCGGAGGCAAGAGCCACTATACATGTGTATACACGCGGCAGAGACCCGCACCACAAGGTAGAGACGGCGCACAAGGCGCTCGGGCTGGCCTTTAGACAAGCCATGTCTCCCGGGAGTGACGTCCTATCTACAAAGGGGGTGTTGGGATGATCATCCCTTCCATCGATATAGAGGGCGGCAGAGCGGTAAAGAGGGTTCAGGGGAAGAGGGGGGAGTACATATTCGTGGGGGATCCCCTCGAGCTCGCGCGTAGGTTCAGCAGAGCTGACCTAGTCCACGTGGTTGACCTAGACGGCGCTGAGGCCGGCCGCCCAGTGAACACAAACGTCGTAAAGCAGGTCGCCCACGAGCTTGGCGGCCGGTGCCAGTTGGGGGGCGGACTCAGGTCGGCGGAGGCAGTGGAGTGGGCTCTATCTCTCTGTAGATACGCGGTGATTGGCTCTATGCCGTTTAAAAACCCGTCTCTGTTCGCCTCTGTTGCGGCTAAATACAGAAGCCGTCTTGTGGTTTCGCTGGACGTGAAAGGTGGCGTTGTTGTCACAGACGGTTGGACTAAGGCGGCCGCCACACCAGAGGAGGCAGCCGCGGCGCTCAAGCCCCACGGTCCCCTCGCTGCGTTGGTCATAACTTCCGTCGACGTGGAGGGGACAGGGGCCGGCTTTAGGCTACCGGTGGATCTAGCGAAGTTGAGAGACGTCGCGATCCGCCTCTACTACGCAGGAGGCGTAAACAACTGTGTAGATGTGAAAAAGGCGTTGGAGGCGGGCTTCGACGGCGTTATCGTCGGCTACGCCCTCTACAAGGGAGATCTGAAAAACTGCGCCGGCTTTATCCCTTGACCACGCCGATGGGCCTCTGCCTAACTACCTTCTTCGCAAAGCCCACCTGGTGGGTTGACTCCACTACCCTGTCCACGTCCTTGTAGGCCCACGGCGCCTCCTCGCTTATCACCTCGGTCTCCGCGCTTCTCACAATGATACCACGCTTCGTCATCTCCTCTTGCACCTTGTGCGGCGGGTACATCCTAATGGCGGCCTCTCTGCTCAAGACGCGGCCTGCGCCATGCGGCGCCGTGCCGAAGGTGAGCTTCATAGCTTCAGGGGTGCCTACCAGTATCCAGGAAGCCGTGCCCATGCTACCCGGTATTAAAACTGGCTGGCCCACCTGTCTATATTTTGCAGGTATCTCAGGGTTTCCGGGCGGAAAGGCTCTAGTTGCTCCTTTGCGGTGTACCCACACTCTTCTCACTGTGCCTTTGTCGTCTACTATGTGTTCTTCAAGTTTTGCGATGTTGTGCGCAACGTCGTAGATAAGCTCCAGTCCCACCTTCTCTATAGAGCCAAACACCTTCTTAAAGGCTTCTCTAACCCAATGCATAATTATATGGCGGTTTGTCCAAGCAAAATTGGCGGCTGCGGCCATAGCCTTGATATAATCCTCGGCAACTTTATCATTGAGAGGAGCCGCTGCCAGCTCTCTGTCAGGCAGATTTAAGCCCCACCTCCTCATATTTCTTTCCATAATCAAAAGATAATCTGTTGCCACCTGGTGTCCAAGGCCGCGGCTCCCGGTGTGTATCATCACGAGAACTTGTCCCTCCCTCTCTATGCCAAACACTTTGGCCACTTTCTCGTCAAAAATCTTGTCTACTACCTGAATCTCTAGGAAGTGGTTCCCAGAGCCTAAGGTGCCTAACTGATCTTTGCCCCTCGCCTTGGCCTTTTCGCTGACTTTAGAGGGGTCTGCAAGCTTCCAAGACCCCCTCTCCTCTATATACTCCATATCTTCAGCCCAGCCGTACCCCTTTTGTACTGCCCACTCTACGCCTTCTGCAAGTACTCTTTCAAATTCGCCAGGCGACAGCTTGAGGTGGCCTGTGCCTCCCACTCCAGGCGGCACGAGTCTAAATATAGTGTCTACAAGCTCCTTAAGCTTCGGCCTGACCTCCTCCTCTGTGAGATTAGTCCTTAAGACGCGGACCCCACAGTTGATATCGTAACCAATGCCTCCAGGCGAAATTACACCGTTTTCTGCGTCAATTGCAGCTACGCCGCCTATGGGAAAGCCGTAACCCTGATGTCCGTCTGGGAGAATTATGCTGTATTTATAAATGCCGGGGAGACAGCCTACGTTAATGCCTTGCTCGATGGTGAGGTCGGCCTTCATTTTTTCAAGTAGTACACTATCAGCAAATATCCTGACTGGAACTTTTTGACACGGCTTTACGCCAGGTGGAATCTCCCACACATAATCATTAACTTTGTTAATAGGGAAGTTTCCCATGTAGCTACTCACGCTATGAACTTAAAAGTTTTTAGCCTCGGCGCAAAGTTTTTAAAAAAGTTATACATAACATACTGCCGGGACTACGCCGGATAAGAGCGGCTATATGCCGCGCTGTGAATCCGGCGGGGTTTTACTCTTATTCGTGCTGTAAGTGGAAGACATGTGATGGCAATTATAGACACCTAGTCAAAGCGATTTCGCATCGTTGAGTTTGTGAATACTCTAGAGATATGTGTAGATCAATCACTGACGGCAGGGAGAAAACCGCCATGGAAAACCCCAGCCCTTTGGAACGTAAAAGAAGTTGCTGACGGGAGCGTCATTTTGACGATGAGAATAGGTAATTTTAATCCTACGAGGTAGTGCAACTTAATAATTATTAAGAAGTGTATAAGAGGGGCATGAGGGGCGCTGTTGTTAGTATACAAATTGTCGTATTAATGCCTATAATCTTAGCGATTGCTATCGCTCTCGCCGCATACCTATATACAACTCTCTACTCTTCGCTACAATACACTTATATAGCTGTGACGCAAGCCTATGTTTATCCCAGAGAGGGGGCTCAGAGGTTAAAGTATGTTTTATCACAAGAGGCTCCGGAGGATTAGAAATTACTAACGTAGAGCTTAACGGGAAGATCGCCTCCAATGTAAGAATTTATATAAACGGTTCTGTGAGAGACGTCATAAAGGCTGGGGATGTGGGATATATAAAAGCGTATTTCCCAGATGTCACTGTTGTAGCCGACCAAATGCCTGTCGGCCGTGTAGTAACATCACGAGGCTTTAGCTTTATATTTACACCTATAGTGTCAAATTCTGAGGGGGCTTGTCCAGGGGGTTAGATATAGCCAAGGGCTTTTATTTTCGGCATCAGTTAATCAATAGGAAGAGGTAGATGGGTCTAGCTACCTATCTAGTCCACTTTTTGTCTGTTTTCGGCAGTATGTATTTTAACTCAGCATCTTACAGCTCTGTCTCAGAGGTAGTGGAATCGCCATGGGTGGGCAGGCAGGAGAGAGATCCCACACCCGAGGTGTCTTGGATACCGATGAAGACGTGGGCGAGGAGAAAGTCCCTAGGCAACACCTAGGGACAAGCGAAAACTTTAAGGAGATCTCAAATCTCGTTTGACAATATGTATAGGAGAGTAAGAGTGGTGTTGGAAAATGGCGATGTTTTTGAAGGCGTTTTAATACCGCCTACACAATTTAGTGACCCAGATATTGTGGTGTTAAAGTTGAGAAATGGTTATAACGTTGGTTTTAAAAAGAGTCGTATACGCGAAATTGTAGACTTAGGCGAAGTTGTCAGTGGCGAGCCGGCTCCGCCACGTGTGCCAGAGTTAAAGGGTGAGAAAGTTTGGCTACTAGCCACTGGGGGGACTATTCTCTCACGGGTTGATTATGTAACTGGCGGCGTATACCCGACGCTTAGTGTTGAATATCTCTTTGAAGTTTTAGGCGGCTTGGAAGCCTCTGTTGAAGCTGAACAAGTGGCGGCGAAATTTAGCGAAGACATGACTCCTGCCATGTGGTCTTACATAGCGGCCAGAGTTGGCGACGCATTTAAGAGGGGGGCTAGAGGTGTTGTGGTGCTCCACGGAACAGACACTATGCACTATACGGCAGCGGCGCTGGCTTTTGCTTTTAAAAGCGCGCCCGGGCCTATAGCGCTCGTGGGGGCGCAGAGGTCAAGCGACAGGCCTTCTACAGATGCGGTCCTTAATCTAAAGGCCGCCATGGCAGTTGCCACAAGAGCGCCATTTGCGGAGTCTGTAGTAGTTATGCATAAAGCCAGTAGCGACAGTATAATTGCCGTACATAGGGGGACAAGGGTTAGAAAAATGCATACGTCTAGGCGTGATGCTTTCCAGTCGATAAACACAACGCCCCTGGCTGAATATTATGTTGAAAAAGATCTTTTACAGATACTCGCCGAGGAGTACAAAGAGAGGGGGGCTTTAGAGTATACAGATAGATTTGAGGAGGCGGTTGCACTTGTGAAATTTTTCCCAGGGATGCACCCCAGGATGTTAGACGTGTTGCTAGAGATAGGGACCAAGGGCGTTGTTATTGAGGGCACGGGCTTTGGCCACGTTGGAGAGTATTTACTCCCCTCCGTAAAGCGGTTGGTAGATGCCGGGGTGATTGTAGCTATGACCAGCCAGACTATCTACGGCAGGGTAAATCTCTACGTCTACCGGAGGGGGAGAGAGCTCCTTTCCCTAGGCGTAGTGCCTCTAGAAGACATGCTTCCTGAGGTGGCGTATGTCAAAATGTCGTGGGCTTTGGCAAACTTTAGGCGAGAGGAGGTGCCGCAAGTTCTCAAAACGCCTTTTGCATATGAGATAAGTCCAAGATCCGACCCTACAGCATTTGGCGCCCTATGACCGACATACTAACTGTGGTAGATACGCTTTGTAAAACGCCGCGGGTCGGCTGGCTTCAAAGAGGGGTTACAGACGCCGAGACTGTATGTGCCCACTCTCTGCTTGTCACACTTTTAGCAGGCGAAATAGCGGCGAGATTAAACACCGAGGGAGTCGATATAAACATGGCAGAGGTTCTGGCGGTAGCCGCCGTTCATGACCTGGCGGAGGCCGTGTTGGGCCACCCCGGGCGCGAGGTACGTGACAGACTCCGTTGGGAGGAGCTCGAAGAGGAGGTCTTCAAGAGAGAGTTTCCACACCTGGCCGAGTTTTTTAGATGGTATAGATATGAGACAAATACTGTAGGTAGAATAGTGGCGTTTGCAGATAAGTTAGCCACTCTCATAAGAGCTTGTCGCTATAGCCAGTTGGGCTATCCGACAGAGGATTTGGCGAGGTCTTTGTACAAAAAATTAATGGCTTACGACGATTTTGCACATATTTTAGACTACTACGTCAGTAAATACTGCCGAGGGTTGAGCTAATACTTTTTTCTTCTAGTTCGCAAAAGTCTGTAGCACATTGTACAATCGGGTCTATATCTCCCCGTTTGTACTCGTCGGGTGGCGTGTCTGCTCTGTCGAGCATAGCGTTTCAGAGGCGGCTCTTCAGCTGTTTTAAGCTGTAGAGAAGTCCTACAGTCTAAACTCGTAAAACTCTCTCACCTATGAACCAACCGGCCTTGGAGACCGGCCGGCTATTGCGGTCTGACGCGCCCGTCCGCGCGGGCACGGCCGGCCCCCACGCCCGCGGCCGCCAAAAGGCGTACCCACGGGCGCGTCCCGAGCCCTCCCGAAGAAGGCCTGCGTCATAAAGGAGGGGCTCTAGTCCCGGGTATGGTTCATGGAGATTTACGAGTTTTTAAACTAGACCCCCATCTTGAAGGGCTGAGCTTTCGGTTGATAAACACAATAAGCCTCACGCCAGACAAGCGGGAGTTGACGCACCGGATTATCGAGGAGGTGTTCCCTAAGTACGGGCTTAAAAAGTATTTCATAGATAAAGCCAAGGTGTTTTGGCGCGACGTAGTGTTCTACAGGGCAGTTCCGTTAAACGTCCAACTGAAGATCGAGGACGAGAAAGGCGTGGGAACGTCTGTCTTCGTCGACTTAAAGAAGGGCGTAGTCTAATCCGAGACATCGTGGTAGACGCGGCGCGTGAAATCATAAAGTTGGCCAGAGAGCACCAAGCCGCCGTCGTAGTTGACGCAGTGGAGGACGAGAGCTACAGAGAGCTGAAGGAGGACAATGGTAGTGGAGAGAAGAAGCACTTCCTAGACGGGCTTGGGCAGTTGAGGAAGATGTTGAAGGAGTTATCCCAGTGGTATGGCATTCCGTACTTGGAGGAGCGATTGTATTCGATCGTTCGCCCCCGTTGCGGGGCTAAGATGGCGGTGGAGAACAGCCGTTTCATGCACTGTCCCGCCTGCGGCTTCAGAGCGCACCGCGACAACGTGCCCGTGATTTGGGCAGAGAAGAGGTACTGGGAGCTACTCCAGAAGACAAAACAACCCACTTTCCCCACTCCGGCGACTACTACATTTTTAATCTCGTAACTCTCTCTATTTCATGAACGACGCATGGCCCCTGGGGCGGCAGACGGGGGCGCGCAAATGGCGAGAATTAATGACTTGGCGCCACGTCCCCCGTATGACCCGCCCCCTCGCCCCGGCACACCCGAGGCGGGCCCCCGAGTCCCCCAGGGAGGGGCCAAGAAAGAGATAGGGGGACGATTTCAGGGAAATGCCTCTGTTGTTAACAACGCCCGTAGCACATCTCTTATGCTTATAACGCCTATGATCTTACCTTGGTCTACTACAGGCATGTGGCGTATGTTGTGTTCTATCATTTTTACAGCGGCGGAAATTATGGAGTCTTCCACTGATGCGGTGATCAAAGTCTTACGTGCGACTTTCTCTAGCGGGGTTTTTAAATCGATTTCTTGAGCTAAAAATCTGACTATGTCCCGCTCAGTAACTATTCCGACAGGGTTACCAGATCTATCTAGCACCACAACGCTTCCGACATTTGCAGCATACATCTTAGCAATGGCACACTCAATGGGTTCGTCAATATAGCAAGAGATTACAGAATTTTTCACGAGATCTTTTACCTTCATAGTAATATTATAATTCAGAATTTAAAAGTATTACTAAGTTAAACGAGTAGACCTAGGAATAACAAAAGACTTAATAAGAAAGCCGAGCATATTTCCATGTTATTATTAACAATAGACGTTGGAAGTCAGAAGGTAGGTAAAAAAGAGCTTAATGTCTCCGGTATTCTTGAAATAGCGTTAACAGTACATAAAGAGGCAGAGTCATGGCGCTTAGACCCCCTATCTCCTGAAGCCCCCGT includes:
- a CDS encoding 1-(5-phosphoribosyl)-5-[(5-phosphoribosylamino)methylideneamino] imidazole-4-carboxamide isomerase; the encoded protein is MIIPSIDIEGGRAVKRVQGKRGEYIFVGDPLELARRFSRADLVHVVDLDGAEAGRPVNTNVVKQVAHELGGRCQLGGGLRSAEAVEWALSLCRYAVIGSMPFKNPSLFASVAAKYRSRLVVSLDVKGGVVVTDGWTKAAATPEEAAAALKPHGPLAALVITSVDVEGTGAGFRLPVDLAKLRDVAIRLYYAGGVNNCVDVKKALEAGFDGVIVGYALYKGDLKNCAGFIP
- the hisD gene encoding histidinol dehydrogenase → MRRILPRDVVKSVEEIVDDVTERGLQAALEYSRRFDGVVPERALLEPRPGGDPDVVAAALEVAKSLEMLYSKLKPPEAVDFYGGVLRSVFWRPVRSVALYVPARYVSTLVMLAVPARAAGVEKIYVVTPPKGATGELLAVAKELDVAGVIPIGGPHGLAYAVFHMGVDMVAGPGGLYVQAAKYVLSLHVGIDGIEGPTELVVYAEGVPPEKAVAGALAQLEHGPTSFAYLVSTDSGLLEAAAEIYRRERTSSMGPLEVRKVHDVEEAVRLIDSIAPEHLEVWGAREVAYRVRNVGAVSVNMPSPYLDYAAGISHVLPTGGSARWRGIITPATFMKPIGVAEAVGRLELLEAARRLAEYEGFRYHRQALA
- the hisF gene encoding imidazole glycerol phosphate synthase subunit HisF; protein product: MPAVRVIPCLDMDGKAGVVVKGVNFMGIKEVGDPVEMAVRYEEEGADEIAVLDITATPEGRGTFIDSVRRVASAVTIPVLVGGGVRSLSDAEALFKAGADKVSVNTAAVKNPQLVAEMAREFGSQSTVVAIDAKLVGDRYEVYVRGGRDPTGLDAVEWAKKVEELGAGEILLTSIDRDGTKLGYDVELLRRVAHSVKIPVIASGGAGELKHFYEAVAAGADAVLAASLFHFKIIDVAEVKRYLNRLGVEVRL
- a CDS encoding pyridoxal phosphate-dependent aminotransferase; its protein translation is MPIFDFAYEEPDVGYSKIRLHFNENLFLPEEYYREIMPSVEPQELRYYTDPNNKRLAEKIEIFHGLPQGSVVVTAGADEGLRLAMQLSVHIDGGLAIVEPTYGMAHVIARQVGLKPTVITYNSDLSLDIDRVIKSGVSSVYICSPNNPTAHLVKEVEELVARFSGLVILDSAYAEFAGLWTPKLYEYGNVIEIRTFSKAWGLAGARVGYIVAERKLAQSLRVLSPPHPISSFSAKVIENALEKGRPYVERSIQALSVVREWVLSKIKLEKYYGPVNFVTVRVTKAESIASRLESEGFVVRVLGGKPLCSSCIRFTLAPMAIMEKFILAFDKALKS
- a CDS encoding HD domain-containing protein codes for the protein MTDILTVVDTLCKTPRVGWLQRGVTDAETVCAHSLLVTLLAGEIAARLNTEGVDINMAEVLAVAAVHDLAEAVLGHPGREVRDRLRWEELEEEVFKREFPHLAEFFRWYRYETNTVGRIVAFADKLATLIRACRYSQLGYPTEDLARSLYKKLMAYDDFAHILDYYVSKYCRGLS
- the hisG gene encoding ATP phosphoribosyltransferase, translating into MLLAIPSKGRLQEPTLRLLEAVGIKPLASDERALVLPTSWNDVNIIKARPEDIPYLVDSGRIWAGITGHDYIIESGSNVVEVLDLEFGKGKLVVAVPKTSGIKSIDELPPGARVATKFVNIAYNYFAELGKRVRIVRVAGSVEILPQLGIADAILDVMATGTTLEIHGLTPIATVLETSARLIVHPNYVNHELTKKLVTFIKGYYAAQGRKMIFLNVPATKLEDVLSILPAMEAPSVTKLAKGDVYEVFSVVPEDILPDLVMKLKNAGAKDIVVTSIEKLIS
- the gatD gene encoding Glu-tRNA(Gln) amidotransferase subunit GatD translates to MYRRVRVVLENGDVFEGVLIPPTQFSDPDIVVLKLRNGYNVGFKKSRIREIVDLGEVVSGEPAPPRVPELKGEKVWLLATGGTILSRVDYVTGGVYPTLSVEYLFEVLGGLEASVEAEQVAAKFSEDMTPAMWSYIAARVGDAFKRGARGVVVLHGTDTMHYTAAALAFAFKSAPGPIALVGAQRSSDRPSTDAVLNLKAAMAVATRAPFAESVVVMHKASSDSIIAVHRGTRVRKMHTSRRDAFQSINTTPLAEYYVEKDLLQILAEEYKERGALEYTDRFEEAVALVKFFPGMHPRMLDVLLEIGTKGVVIEGTGFGHVGEYLLPSVKRLVDAGVIVAMTSQTIYGRVNLYVYRRGRELLSLGVVPLEDMLPEVAYVKMSWALANFRREEVPQVLKTPFAYEISPRSDPTAFGAL
- a CDS encoding CBS domain-containing protein, yielding MKVKDLVKNSVISCYIDEPIECAIAKMYAANVGSVVVLDRSGNPVGIVTERDIVRFLAQEIDLKTPLEKVARKTLITASVEDSIISAAVKMIEHNIRHMPVVDQGKIIGVISIRDVLRALLTTEAFP
- the hisB gene encoding imidazoleglycerol-phosphate dehydratase (catalyzes the dehydration of D-erythro-1-(imidazol-4-yl)glycerol 3-phosphate to 3-(imidazol-4-yl)-2-oxopropyl phosphate in histidine biosynthesis); amino-acid sequence: MSYVRETAETYVAMSLKAGERPRVETPIPFLTHMLETFLLYAGLGGTVEAREKRRLDDGHHLIEDVAIALGRALDQMLGDRGRIARFGWAAVPMDDAFALAAVDLGGRAYCVVKAKLPPVDLGGYPLWMFPHWVCTLASEARATIHVYTRGRDPHHKVETAHKALGLAFRQAMSPGSDVLSTKGVLG
- a CDS encoding RtcB family protein, which gives rise to MGNFPINKVNDYVWEIPPGVKPCQKVPVRIFADSVLLEKMKADLTIEQGINVGCLPGIYKYSIILPDGHQGYGFPIGGVAAIDAENGVISPGGIGYDINCGVRVLRTNLTEEEVRPKLKELVDTIFRLVPPGVGGTGHLKLSPGEFERVLAEGVEWAVQKGYGWAEDMEYIEERGSWKLADPSKVSEKAKARGKDQLGTLGSGNHFLEIQVVDKIFDEKVAKVFGIEREGQVLVMIHTGSRGLGHQVATDYLLIMERNMRRWGLNLPDRELAAAPLNDKVAEDYIKAMAAAANFAWTNRHIIMHWVREAFKKVFGSIEKVGLELIYDVAHNIAKLEEHIVDDKGTVRRVWVHRKGATRAFPPGNPEIPAKYRQVGQPVLIPGSMGTASWILVGTPEAMKLTFGTAPHGAGRVLSREAAIRMYPPHKVQEEMTKRGIIVRSAETEVISEEAPWAYKDVDRVVESTHQVGFAKKVVRQRPIGVVKG
- the hisE gene encoding phosphoribosyl-ATP diphosphatase, with product MSCEILRKLEEVIRRRIEEKNPESYTYRLYSSGIHNVARKVGEEAVEVAVAALAEGKSRIVEEAADLLYHLLVLLNSTGLSLGDVCAELERRMR